GTGTTCATTGTGACAGTCAGAGTGCTATTCATTTAGCAAAGAATCAAGTTCATCATGCACCTACGAAACATATTGACGTGAGGTTCCATTTTGTTCGTGAGATTATTGACGAGGGAGATATTCTTCTTCAAAAGATTGGGACTGCTGACAATCCTGCGGATATGTTAACAAAGCCAGTTTCGTTGCTCAAGTTTAAGCACTGCTTAGACTTGATTGGCatttgtaaaatttgttgattgccCAATGGGGGATTGGGAGACGACAATGAGGAGTTCTACTTAGAGGGTTTGAGCCAAGGTGGAAATTGTTGATTATTGGCTCAAACAATCAACAATACTTTCGGCTACTTTTTGTGGTAGTGGTTGTTTGGTTGGCATGCTGCATGTGGGAGACAAACAATGGTTGTTTGGTTGACGTGCTACATGTGGGAGTCAAACAATAGTGGATGCTCTTATGTCTTCTTCTTTACACTGATGGGAGACCTTTTGATCATTGGTTTCTTTAAGAAGCCACTTTCTTTGGCTTTAAAAGGGAGAAGCTGGAGCAACCCGCAGATAGAAGAGAAAGTGTGATGTTTAGAGAGAGCTACAACTCAGAGATAAAagtgagagaagaaaaaaaataagagttgggcttgttatttttttttttcctctaaatTGTACTCAATGTGTATTCCTTTTATATTCTTGAGTGTGTGAGCTTGGGTATATTTGGGGCTTGGGTTTTCTGAGTGTTAAACACTATTGTATTCTCTCATTTGATTATAGTGGAATATTCTGTCATCTCTaaactggatgtaggcattgccgaactagtataaatcttggtgttcttgttggtgttagttttattttgttctgTTTTATTTCTTCACTTACAGTCGGAtgccgcttccgcacaacaagaCAAACCTCAAACAAAAAGAAGGCAGAAGCTTCTGCCACTGGAAGCAGCAGCCAGCAGGCCAACGCTACCCAGCCACGCGTCGTCACCCTCCACGGCTCCACGACAGCCACTAAACCCACCATCGCACcgtcaattttgaagtaaatctctaattttcaaatttaaatccctaattaataatttaacatgaaattttgtttaattgatatagtttaatatggttattgagtaattgaattggtttttttttttcttgttaaacAAATGGGCTAATAGTCCTACAAaagcaaaatcacaaaataatGTTACAGGGTTGAGAGATCCAAGACAATAATAATTGTTTACATAAGATGAAGTTTGCTTAAAACAAACCGGACCCAAAAGATGAGAGAAGATTAGGTTGACCAACTGACCAATAACAAAATTCATCTCATGATAGACATGAAAGTAACATCCTACGAGGGAGTTCTTCGAATAATGATTATTCAAACTAGTTGACGAATTGGCTTGCCAACAACACTGAATATGGAACGAGACAAATTAACATATGAGCAAGACAAAGTTAGAGATGAAGTAAAGGCGAAAGACGGGGAGTTAAATAGGCAAGAAAGACAAGAGGAGAAGGACCAGGAGATCATGTCCCGACACCTTGACGATGAGCTCCTAATCCAAAATGTTTTTTGgagaagtgaaaaaaaaatcacattatGAGAATAAGGTTTCCTGCGGAAGATGAGGAAGTTCCATACACTTCAAGGAAAGATAAACGAAGCCATGTTGATTATATCCCTTTGATTGAATGCTattaatatttgtttcaattttgtaATTGATTGTATTATTAAAGGAGTTTTTcgcttttgtttttaaattaattatgttTATTGTAATGCGATGTTTTTACCTTATATTtgaaataatttattaaaattaaacaatcattttattttcaaagcataaaacaaagaaaataaatattgtaaATAGTACTTGCCTTTTGACCTTGCGCTTTTTAAACATGTGGAGTTATACAAAACAAGTACTTTGAAAAGTAAATAGTAAGTTGCTCTTGTTATTCCATTAGAGATACCCttaataaacacaaaaataatctGTAATCGCTTCAAGTGTGAAATCGCGCCCGTGGTGTTTGGTGGGTGCtttcaaggtattaaatatcggtaatatcggaaatatcggtaatccgaaaacacggaaatatcgatggaaatatcgggaaaatatcgatatcgataaaaattacatggaaaccacggaaattgtaagaaaaacttggaaatttttattgaaactttgcaggatgtttatttagtcaattatctattagtttatcacaaaaaattggaaggaaatgcattgcatgatggatttaacattatcaagttgattatatagcgatctgacaaacattgtgagtatagaaaatatgtagtaattaatgaaagaagtctaaacacaccataatcatttatatataatgaattagtacaatattttacactttagtaccacatagagttcctatgaggttcaaatttttcactatcttcatcatctctatgtgtagaatgagtgtattgtgaagagtagttatcaaatgataaatccccaaaatagttttgcatgtaattgttaacatgccacccatatggatccgagattggttgaggttgtccataagaaaaatcatttgaagattgagtctgggattgtttccatgagtcgctcgattccatcccaacaagaatgggatatgaagggtagggatatgaagggtaaggaaatggttggttatgagtataaccatagttactacttcccaatccaacagagtctgaagttctagataacgagtcatcttcttgacttgacaaaatccccttgcctctttctctgcgagtatagtccttccctatggcaccaattcctggtcctgcccgcctactgccatggtcatcatcctgtgttgcatgcgtgaagtttgcctcaccagtgaaggggctcatatatccgggaggtggtggtccataatagtttccatatccaccaccactacctccagctccactatgtccttcatcattcccacctccggtggtaggtgagtctcctgatcttgaactagagctatcattagtatcagcacgatgttgtggttgtgtaggattggaagaaggtggaattccagtgtttcttggtcttgggcgcaaaagttcttccaaagagtcagcgctgctagatcccacctccttctctaatactctttctacatttatcccttcattacgtgcttcttcagcaactctgggagctaggttgccttcatcatcatctaaatgaagaggtctaatccattgaaaaagttggttaccctccgtatcatcatcttcaccaacaatatcaaacacatctagtgggtcaccacggtcgacatgatctatttctgcttccttatctcgaatttgaagcttcatgttgtagtagcaataaactaatttttccaacctactatgcgccaacctatttctttgctttgtgtgtatcagtgcaaatgtgctccaatttctttcacaagcagatgaggaagctgtttgtgataatactttgattgctaactttctcacagttggtgcatcggtcccatacatgatccaccattcagctacaatgaaaaacaatgttgataagcctaataactcgaacaaattctattataaacttatagtgaaatatgtttacactcactaggagacattgttgttcgagcagcaattgatgttggttctccaaaagttcttcttgcatctttaaaccatgttagctgaattcaataaatcgtgttagtttaatccaacaaagtaattattaatattataatttaagtaattattataatttaagtaattgtgtacctcatttctaaattggccaactgctggtgatgcagggtctaatttagagtatacattatgtacagcacgtataagggtaccatcatctccaacatcgggtctgtattggtatcgaggattcaaataatatgttgttcaaagaaacacatactctaataagagaaataaaacttatgcaaataaaaaaatgaattgcaaattatgacataatttatacctgctgcatgcaaatcgtggtataatgttttataccatcgatcttcaattatctttatgacccaccttgcaccatgttttctttccaattcatccttcactacacgcatcaactcatatactgcccccatagtacgatacacttctgtgtcaacgatccgtaaaactttgtaaaaagGTTCAAACAgttggcacacatgttctgattgagtccagaaagcatgatcaagcactatactttccaccatacgacatgtatttgagcggctgaaattgtggttggcccaatcgtcactagtgaatagttgcttcaaccctgctttcttcttcagtaggctgtctaatgcaatatagttggtggcgaatcgagtggtagctggacgaatgatttctcctttgcaaaattcacgcatctttgccaacaaccaaccgtgattgtaaatataatttgtgatcgttctagctcttttgaccacagtagcaacattctctctcttccccattgcctcaaacatgagatcaatacaatgtgctgcacatgatttccaaaacacattatgatgcttcattaacttttttccagctttgacaaatgcagaaccgttgtcggtcacgacttggacaacattatgctctcccacctccatgattacatccctcaataatttgtaaatatacttgtagttctttatatggtctgaagcatcaacagacttcaaaaaaattgtctttcccttggagtataccatgaagtttatgatagacaatctggtcggcccagtccatccgtcacacatgattgtgcaaccattagtttcccactttgacctcaacttgttaacatactcgccaatgtctttatactccatatccaaatatttgtttcttatctcatagggagtgggaggttgtactccaacaccggcctgttgacatcccactaccatattttttaaatgatgtgatgatgctttctcagcagggacattttcatagataaagaacttgctaattagacgcccaattccctccttcacattacctccagtgaaataactccaaacactctttttacgtgctttggatgacttatataaacttggggctattggtggtgttagttgtgattctctaagactgtcTTCCCGTCTCagttgtgcaccaccacttgtcccggaaccttgtgctctattaggaattttatgaaggtgttctctttctcaTGCTGACTGTTtagaggcacgtaatgcttgtttcaaactgcgtcgttcttcaggtcccatgtcatcatcacattcgtcctcatcgtcatcatcatcactgtcaaccgcttagccaatgacttctcctcgtagcccaactcgaatattttccattccatgtgttatcttttccttctgctgttttttattttttaataatgtgctgatgaatgccttcacttctggggggacattatcgcatcgttggacattttttgctgaatctaatccactaagatggtacttaagtcgtgtcactccgccactcttcattacccgaccgcaatatttgcaaattgtgccatgtttgtttccgtctattgggtctccatgttcccaagctggatcacgtttagtaactccacttgacatcttaaatgtacctatatttatttttcatgaaaattagacaattattttttgataaaataagagaacctaaataataaagttattctatagaagaattaaatacgaagtaatgaaaatgaataatccaatttaatgaataatccaatttgataataatccaatttaatgaagaataatccaatttgataataaaacccaatattaatgaataataatccaatttgataattaaaaaacctaatattaatgaataataatccaatttgataaaaaaaataatcctaatataaaacatggtgatgaataataatccaatttgataataatccaatttaatgaataatccaatttaatgaagaataatcaaatttgataataaaacctaatattaatgaataataatccaatttgataattaaaaaaaacctaatattaatgaataataatccaatttgataaaaaaaataatcctattataaaacatggtgatgaataataatccaatttgataataatccaatttaatgaataatccaatttaacgaagaataatcaaatttgataataaaacctaatattaatgaataataatccaatttgataatttaaaaaaaacctaatattaatgaataataatccaatttgataaaaaaataatcctaatataaaacatggtgatgaataataatccaatttgataataatccaatttaatgaagaataatccaatttgataataaaacctaatattaatgaataataatccaatttgataattaaaaaaaacctaatattaatgaataataatccaatttgataaaaaaataatcctaatataaaacatggtgatgaataataatccaatttgataataatccaatttaatgaagaataatccaatttgataataaaacccaatattaatgaataataatccaatttgataattaaaaaaaacctaatattaatgaataataatccaatttgataaaaaaaaaatcctaatataaaacatggtgatgaataataatccaatttgataataatccaatttaatgaataatccaatttaatgaagaataatcaaatttgataataaaacctaatattaatgaataataatccaatttgataattaaaaaaaaacctaatattaatgaataataatccaatttgataaaaaaataatcctaatataaaacatggtgatgaataataatccaatttgataataatccaatttaatgaataatccaatttaatgaagaataatcaaatttgataataaaacctaatattaatgaataataatccaatttgataatttaaaaaaacctaatattaatgaataataatccaatttgataaaaaaataatcctaatataaaacatggtgatgaataataatccaatttgataataatccaatttaatgaagaataatccaatttgataataaaacctaatattaatgaataataatccaatttgataattaaaaaaaacctaatattaatgaataataatccaatttgataaaaaaataatcctaatataaaacatggtgatgaataataatccaatttgataataatccaatttaatgaagaataatcaaatttgataataaaacctaatattaatgaataataattcaatttgataataaaaaacctattattaatgaataataatccaatttgataataaaacctaatattaataaaataataaataacattaaacatattaaaattatcctagggaataattatacaacattacttaattacttaaaaaaattaacatgtaattgttaacattacttaattacttacaaaaattaacatgcaagtattaattacttaaaaaaattaacatacgagtccatacaaatttatttgttgttgtataaattacaataatataaatttaagtttgtaaacttaccttaaatatggaaccgtttgtgttcaagctttggaatggatctggaatagctttgaaaatggtaagggaagaagaagaaacgaaaatgctgAATGCCTCTGATAgtgatactccacctctgatAAGGCGTGCCGCGTGAAAGAATATAATAGACAATGACACACTGTTCtgcatgtgaaagaatataacgGACTCACGCACTCACGAACACGGACACGGTTTCATTATAAAAGCAGTATTATTTGATGTCCATGGTCTGAAACTGCAAAAAGTTATGGACATATTGTGAAATCAGTCAGGCATCTCAGATGAGATGACCCAACCACATCAAAGGGCCACATAAATTTTTTGCAAGTATTGCTAGAATCTAAAACCAAAAAGTAAGAATATTATTGGTGTTACAGCTTTACAGGTTACGAATgtattatataatatttatatgtcTATATACACAGGTCCACAGTCACCTCACAcgacaccacacacacaccgacatgacaccacacacgcacacaacccACGCACACTCACCTCTCACACGCATACGGTCTCTCAGACTCTCTCgaaccttctctcttctcttctctgagtcccttctcccccttctccGTTCTCCTACGGGCCACACAACCAACAACAAACACAGATCTCCCAATCCCACCCACGTacgtctctcgatccttctcccccCACACACACTCACGCACGGAGACCCAatgtctctcgatccttctcccactcccacacacacgcacagagacccaCATCGGCAGATCGGCTTCTGCTTCTCCCTCGTCGCCGCCGCCGtcgtctctctcctttctctctgcgcCGATGGTCCaagacccacatacacacatgCACACCCATCATCATCAGCATCCTTCTCCcactcccacacacacgcacagagacccaCATCGGCAGATCGGCTTCTGCTTCTCCCTCGTCGCCGCCGCCGtcgtctctctcctttctctctgcgcCGATGGTCCaagacccacatacacacatgcacacccatcatcatcagcattgtctttctccctctccttctcatcTCTGCAACTCAGCGAACTCCGGCGAGGCCGTGCGTGTCGACTCAATTTCTGAACACCTGCGATGATTTCACGGCAAATTTCATATATAAAAATGTTCATCTcgtcttctttttcattttcatacctagatcggagtctagggtcctgttttacagtcggccggagcttctacagctccgacGTTCTTCTCCGTTCGGTCAGggtccgatattatcgataaattcgataatatcgcgatattatcccgaAAACTAGTtggatattgaaaaaaaaaatcggtacTCCtcaaaaccgataatatcggcattTTGGACCATGGGTGCTTTCGGGGCATGTATGCAATTGCACCGCAAGTCAGTCACACGTATCGCAAGTGCATGCAAAGTTGCAATGCATAGTTCATACGTAGTGCATACACGTGACCCACCTACCCTAGGAAAACTTAATTGGACTTTCCATGTCAGATTGTTCAGTTCCCCAGATTTTCCACCCAACCCGCCAATAGTATCCGGCACATCAGATcgcagagagaggagagagaagacaGAGAGAAACTAAAGTAATGACGTGGCACCCTTGACTAGTGATACGTGGGACCCATCCTTGActtggagaggagagagatattTTGGGTACGCGATTCTGCCAGCCTTGACTTGGAGTGGAGAGATATTTTGGACATGCATTTCTGCCTTATCTTTGCCGCCCCTGTATGATTGATTATTGGTAGCTAGCGCTTACATAGGCCACTAATCAGAGAAGAGTCTCTGTCTCTCCGTCTCTCAGTCTCTCTGTCAAGGGTGCCATGTGTTTCccttaattttattgttttttggaGACTTGAACGGATCTCCAGGAACTGGTAAAGTGTATacttgctttaaaaaaaaaagcgcttttctttcttctttcttctttcttcgtccTTCTTGTTCGCTATGGTCCTCTTCCTCCTGAAACTTCCCAGAAGTTACCCACTTCCTCCTCCCTCAGGACCCTCTCATCATATCATATGATCTTTTGCTTCTGTGGCTCCCCAGACAATCTCAGTTGCATCCAAGTAGAAGTAGAAATTGGAACAAAGAACAAAggtaaatcaaatcaaatcaaatctttgATTTCGCAACATACACGCACATACATATCGTTTTCTTGTTTTGGTCTAGTAAGCTTTCTTTTTTCCCTGCAAAGGCAAGGGCAAGGTGGTTCGTTTCCTTTTGTTATCTTTTGTATTTcgatttccttttg
This region of Malus domestica chromosome 07, GDT2T_hap1 genomic DNA includes:
- the LOC139197853 gene encoding uncharacterized protein, producing the protein MSPTEWWIMYGTDAPTVRKLAIKVLSQTASSSACERNWSTFALIHTKQRNRLAHSRLEKLVYCYYNMKLQIRDKEAEIDHVDRGDPLDVFDIVGEDDDTEGNQLFQWIRPLHLDDDEGNLAPRVAEEARNEGINVERVLEKEVGSSSADSLEELLRPRPRNTGIPPSSNPTQPQHRADTNDSSSSRSGDSPTTGGGNDEGHSGAGGSGGGYGNYYGPPPPGYMSPFTGEANFTHATQDDDHGSRRAGPGIGAIGKDYTRRERGKGILSSQEDDSLSRTSDSVGLGSSNYGYTHNQPFPYPSYPYPSYPILVGMESSDSWKQSQTQSSNDFSYGQPQPISDPYGWHVNNYMQNYFGDLSFDNYSSQYTHSTHRDDEDSEKFEPHRNSMWY